In the genome of Sphingomonas naphthae, one region contains:
- the edd gene encoding phosphogluconate dehydratase: MTLHPAIAAVTARIIERSRPTRERYLALIDAERTRGVDRPRLNCGNLAHGFAASGEDKAAIKAGGTMNIGIVTAYNDMLSAHQPYGRYPEQMKIFAREVGATAQVAGGTPAMCDGVTQGQPGMEESLFSRDVIALSTAVGLSHGMFEGAALLGICDKIVPGLLMGALRFGHLPMILIPAGPMPTGISNKEKARVREEFAQGKVGKAELLESESASYHAPGTCTFYGTANSNQMMMEMMGLHMPAASFIHPNTKLRQAVTRAAVHQLATIGWDGNDYRPLGRCVDEKAIVNAIVGLLATGGSTNHAIHLPAIARAAGILIDWEDFDRLSAAVPLIARVYPNGSGDVNGFHNAGGMSFVIRTLLREGLAHEDILTVHGKGLSDQARDPVLEGDTLTFAPAPEATRDDTMLRAASEPFLPDGGMRLLAGNLGRCIIKTSAVDPDRWTIEAPVRVFHDQDDVLHAFDAKELERDVVVVVRFQGPRANGMPELHKLTPALSVLQNRGYRVALLTDGRMSGASGKVPAAIHLIPEALAGGPIAKLRDGDVVRISADDGTIAVRVDEAEWAARANADAPPPALGTGRELFAFMRHGASPAEEGGSAMMAQMEAIT; the protein is encoded by the coding sequence ATGACCCTGCACCCCGCGATCGCCGCCGTCACGGCTCGCATCATCGAGCGGTCCCGGCCGACGCGGGAACGCTATCTGGCGCTGATCGATGCCGAGCGCACGCGCGGCGTCGATCGGCCGCGCCTGAACTGCGGCAACCTCGCCCACGGCTTCGCCGCCTCGGGCGAGGACAAGGCCGCGATCAAGGCCGGCGGCACGATGAACATCGGCATCGTCACCGCCTATAACGACATGCTCTCGGCCCATCAGCCCTATGGCCGCTACCCCGAGCAGATGAAGATCTTCGCCCGCGAAGTGGGAGCGACAGCCCAGGTCGCGGGCGGCACGCCGGCGATGTGCGACGGCGTGACGCAGGGGCAGCCCGGCATGGAGGAATCGCTGTTCAGCCGCGACGTGATCGCGCTCTCCACGGCGGTCGGGCTCAGCCACGGCATGTTCGAGGGCGCGGCGCTGCTGGGCATCTGCGACAAGATCGTGCCCGGCCTGCTGATGGGCGCGCTGCGCTTCGGCCATCTGCCGATGATCCTGATCCCCGCCGGGCCGATGCCGACCGGCATCTCCAACAAGGAAAAGGCCCGCGTCCGCGAGGAATTCGCCCAGGGCAAGGTCGGCAAGGCCGAGCTGCTCGAAAGCGAGAGCGCCAGCTATCACGCGCCCGGCACCTGCACCTTCTACGGCACCGCCAATTCCAACCAGATGATGATGGAGATGATGGGGCTGCACATGCCCGCCGCCTCCTTCATCCACCCCAATACCAAGCTGCGGCAGGCAGTGACCCGCGCCGCCGTCCACCAGCTGGCGACGATCGGCTGGGACGGGAATGACTATCGCCCGCTCGGCCGCTGCGTCGACGAGAAGGCGATCGTCAACGCGATCGTCGGGCTGCTCGCCACCGGCGGCTCGACCAACCACGCCATCCACCTGCCCGCCATCGCGCGCGCGGCGGGCATCCTGATCGACTGGGAGGATTTCGACCGGCTTTCGGCCGCCGTGCCGCTGATCGCGCGGGTCTATCCCAACGGATCGGGCGACGTGAACGGCTTCCACAATGCCGGCGGCATGAGCTTCGTGATCCGCACCCTGCTGCGCGAGGGGCTGGCGCATGAGGATATTCTGACGGTCCACGGCAAGGGCCTGTCCGATCAGGCGCGGGATCCGGTGCTGGAGGGCGATACGCTCACCTTCGCCCCCGCCCCCGAGGCGACCCGCGACGACACGATGCTGCGCGCCGCCAGCGAGCCCTTCCTGCCCGATGGCGGGATGCGGCTGCTCGCCGGCAATCTCGGCCGCTGCATCATCAAGACCAGCGCGGTCGATCCCGATCGCTGGACGATCGAGGCGCCGGTGCGCGTGTTCCACGATCAGGACGACGTGCTCCACGCCTTCGACGCGAAGGAGCTGGAGCGCGACGTGGTGGTGGTCGTCCGCTTCCAGGGGCCACGCGCCAACGGCATGCCCGAGTTGCACAAGCTGACGCCGGCGCTGTCGGTGTTGCAGAACCGGGGCTACCGGGTGGCCCTGCTGACCGACGGCCGCATGTCGGGCGCGAGCGGCAAGGTGCCCGCCGCCATCCACCTGATCCCCGAGGCGCTGGCCGGCGGCCCGATCGCCAAGCTGCGCGACGGCGATGTGGTGCGGATCAGCGCCGACGACGGCACGATCGCGGTGCGGGTGGACGAGGCCGAATGGGCCGCGCGCGCCAATGCCGATGCGCCGCCGCCGGCGCTCGGCACCGGACGCGAACTCTTCGCCTTCATGCGCCACGGCGCCTCCCCCGCCGAGGAAGGTGGATCGGCGATGATGGCGCAGATGGAGGCGATCACGTGA
- the glk gene encoding glucokinase, translating to MKVVAVDIGGTHARFALAEVEGGRVVDLGEETTLKTGAYASFRLAWEAFAEQAGPLPRAAAIAIAAPVHSDVIKLTNNSWLIRPALIPEKLGVDRFTLVNDFGAVGHAVAQVGPAYLRHLTGPDMDLPESGTISVVGPGTGLGVAHVLQREGRYFVSETEGGHIDFAPLDPLEDQILAHLRQSHRRVSIERIVSGPGLTAIVEAIASAGGRPVLAGDNKALWTSALEGSDSLAAAALDRFCLSLGSVAGDIALAQGASAVVIAGGLGLRLADHLPKSGFAHRFVAKGRFERMMAGLPVKLITHPQPGLYGAAAAFAQEHAG from the coding sequence GTGAAGGTCGTCGCGGTCGATATCGGCGGCACCCACGCCCGCTTCGCGCTGGCCGAGGTCGAGGGCGGGCGCGTCGTCGATCTGGGCGAGGAGACCACGCTCAAGACCGGCGCCTACGCCAGCTTCCGCCTGGCGTGGGAGGCATTCGCCGAACAGGCCGGCCCCCTGCCCCGCGCCGCCGCCATCGCCATCGCCGCGCCGGTCCACAGCGACGTCATCAAGCTCACCAACAACAGCTGGCTGATCCGCCCGGCGCTGATCCCCGAGAAACTGGGGGTCGATCGTTTCACCCTGGTCAACGATTTCGGCGCGGTCGGCCATGCCGTCGCGCAGGTGGGGCCGGCCTATCTGCGCCACCTGACCGGCCCGGATATGGATTTGCCCGAAAGCGGCACGATCAGCGTCGTCGGCCCCGGCACCGGCCTCGGCGTCGCCCACGTCCTGCAGCGCGAGGGCCGCTATTTCGTGTCGGAGACGGAAGGCGGCCACATCGACTTCGCCCCGCTGGATCCGCTGGAGGACCAGATCCTCGCCCACCTGCGCCAGAGCCATCGCCGCGTGTCGATCGAACGGATCGTCTCCGGCCCCGGCCTCACCGCCATCGTCGAGGCGATCGCCAGCGCGGGCGGGCGGCCCGTTCTGGCGGGCGACAACAAGGCGCTGTGGACGTCCGCGCTGGAAGGCAGCGACAGTCTCGCCGCCGCCGCGCTCGACCGCTTCTGCCTGTCGCTCGGCTCGGTCGCGGGCGACATCGCGCTGGCACAGGGGGCGAGCGCGGTGGTGATCGCGGGCGGGCTGGGGCTGCGGCTGGCCGACCACCTCCCCAAATCCGGCTTCGCCCACCGCTTCGTCGCCAAGGGTCGGTTCGAGCGGATGATGGCGGGCCTGCCGGTGAAACTCATCACCCATCCGCAGCCCGGCCTCTATGGCGCGGCGGCGGCCTTCGCGCAGGAGCATGCGGGCTAA
- a CDS encoding sensor histidine kinase has protein sequence MAEPLASILYIDDDEGLRRLSRRALERRGYRVALAATGDEGLAMAAAEAFDLIAIDHYMPGKDGLTTLTELRERPNPPPVIYVTGSEESAIAVAALKAGAADYVVKSVDDGFFDLLARAIEQALAGGRLLAEKDAAEEQLRDSNIRLQALLHEVNHRVANSLQLVSAFVHMQSRVLADGVAKAALDDTQRRIAAIAQVHKRLYTSDSVEAVELEGYLGSLVEELGETWSTPDAPRHIRLTAEPVRLLTDKAVAIGIIVTELVTNACKYAYGPGTAGEVRIDLRRDGDDRFELRVEDDGCGMSEGAAKGTGLGSKLIGAMATSLKSTVEYDPGHMGVRAVLNAAC, from the coding sequence ATGGCCGAACCGCTCGCCTCGATCCTCTATATCGACGATGACGAGGGGCTTCGCCGCCTCTCGCGCCGCGCGCTGGAACGGCGCGGCTATCGCGTGGCGCTGGCGGCGACCGGCGACGAGGGTTTGGCGATGGCGGCGGCCGAGGCGTTCGACCTGATCGCGATCGACCATTACATGCCCGGCAAGGACGGGCTGACCACGCTCACCGAATTGCGCGAGCGGCCCAATCCGCCTCCGGTGATCTACGTCACGGGCTCCGAGGAGAGCGCCATCGCGGTCGCCGCGCTGAAGGCGGGGGCGGCCGATTATGTGGTGAAGTCGGTCGACGACGGCTTCTTCGACCTGCTCGCCCGCGCGATCGAACAGGCGCTGGCGGGCGGGCGCCTGCTGGCCGAAAAGGACGCCGCCGAGGAACAGCTGCGCGACAGCAACATCCGCTTGCAGGCGCTGCTGCACGAGGTGAACCACCGCGTGGCCAACAGCCTGCAACTGGTGTCGGCCTTCGTCCACATGCAGTCGCGCGTGCTGGCCGATGGCGTCGCCAAGGCGGCGCTCGACGATACCCAGCGGCGCATCGCCGCGATCGCGCAGGTCCACAAGCGTCTGTACACCTCGGATTCGGTCGAGGCGGTCGAGCTGGAGGGCTATCTCGGTTCGCTGGTCGAGGAACTGGGCGAGACCTGGTCCACCCCCGACGCGCCGCGCCACATCCGCCTCACCGCCGAGCCGGTGCGGCTGTTGACCGACAAGGCGGTGGCGATCGGCATCATCGTCACCGAACTCGTCACCAACGCCTGCAAATATGCCTATGGCCCCGGCACGGCGGGCGAAGTGCGGATCGACCTGCGCCGCGACGGCGACGACCGCTTCGAGCTGCGGGTGGAGGACGACGGCTGCGGCATGTCCGAAGGCGCGGCCAAGGGCACCGGCCTCGGATCGAAGCTGATCGGGGCGATGGCGACGTCGCTCAAGTCGACGGTGGAATATGATCCCGGCCACATGGGCGTCCGCGCGGTGCTGAACGCCGCCTGCTGA
- a CDS encoding response regulator produces the protein MNNQQPVNIVMIEDDEGHARLIEKNIRRAGISNDIHHFLDGTSALHYLYEDPTGPTHNGPALILLDLNLPDMSGTDILGKIKAEGSPLKRAPVVVLTTTDDKLEIQRCYDLGCNVYITKPVNYESFADAIRQLGLFLSVIQVPDVVED, from the coding sequence ATGAACAACCAGCAGCCCGTCAACATCGTGATGATCGAGGACGACGAGGGCCACGCCCGCCTGATCGAGAAGAACATCCGCCGCGCGGGCATCTCCAACGACATCCACCACTTCCTGGATGGCACGTCGGCGCTGCATTATCTGTACGAGGATCCGACCGGGCCGACCCACAATGGCCCGGCGCTGATTCTGCTCGATCTCAACCTGCCCGACATGAGCGGCACCGATATCCTGGGCAAGATCAAGGCCGAGGGCAGCCCGCTCAAGCGCGCGCCCGTCGTCGTGCTGACCACCACCGACGACAAGCTGGAGATTCAGCGCTGCTATGATCTGGGCTGCAACGTCTACATCACCAAGCCGGTGAATTATGAGAGCTTCGCGGACGCGATCCGCCAGCTCGGCCTGTTCCTGTCGGTGATCCAGGTGCCGGACGTCGTCGAGGATTGA
- a CDS encoding sensor histidine kinase, producing the protein MTESPLLPDRLSELRFGRLVLGLMALGFLAVLAAAVSAGVVMVRTQDRAFWVDHTYQVERGVTGIRLSLEQMRSTRRGALLRLSPTMRDSYYKAAADLHAHIDRVANLTADNPVQQARARRLKALATTVDGMLTASLSPGALATPEAEDRRQAAGAAVGRLAATMLAAEAQLLIDRRAEQQASYRLFYIVLAVTLLLLVGVAAGSVWIIRRYTRDLNTSRTALRGLNENLEGAVRERTTDLQRANDEIQRFAYIVSHDLRSPLVNVMGFTAELDAATKPIAALIDKAEEVAPEIVTQDARLAAKEDLPEAIRFIRTSTQKMDRLINAILRLSREGRRTLAPERLDMTALVQDIVGTLKHRTEELGITIRVAPKLPDIVSDRVAIEQILSNLIENATKYLHPARKGEIDVRGRIEAGRVTYDVIDNGRGVDPRDHERIFDLFRRSGQQDQPGEGIGLAHVRALAYRLGGTISITSQLGEGATFHINLPTRFVEEKKA; encoded by the coding sequence GTGACGGAATCCCCCCTTCTTCCCGATCGCTTGTCGGAACTGCGCTTCGGCCGGCTCGTGCTCGGCCTGATGGCGCTGGGCTTTCTTGCCGTGCTGGCGGCGGCGGTGTCGGCGGGCGTCGTGATGGTCCGCACGCAGGATCGCGCCTTCTGGGTCGACCACACCTATCAGGTCGAACGCGGCGTGACGGGCATCCGCCTTTCGCTGGAACAGATGCGCAGCACCCGGCGCGGCGCGCTGTTGCGGCTGTCACCCACCATGCGGGACAGCTATTACAAGGCCGCCGCCGATCTGCACGCGCACATCGATCGGGTCGCGAACCTCACCGCCGACAATCCCGTGCAGCAGGCGCGTGCACGTCGGTTGAAGGCGCTGGCGACGACGGTGGACGGGATGCTCACGGCCTCTCTGAGCCCCGGCGCGCTGGCCACGCCCGAGGCGGAGGATCGGCGGCAGGCGGCGGGCGCGGCGGTCGGCCGTCTCGCCGCGACGATGCTGGCGGCGGAAGCGCAATTGCTGATCGATCGCCGCGCCGAGCAGCAGGCGAGCTATCGCCTGTTCTACATCGTCCTTGCCGTCACGCTGCTCCTTCTGGTCGGGGTCGCGGCCGGCTCGGTGTGGATCATCCGCCGCTACACGCGCGACCTGAACACCTCGCGCACCGCGTTGCGCGGCCTCAACGAAAATCTCGAAGGGGCGGTGCGCGAGCGGACGACCGATCTCCAGCGCGCCAACGACGAGATCCAGAGGTTCGCCTATATCGTCAGCCACGATCTGCGCTCGCCGCTGGTCAACGTGATGGGCTTCACCGCCGAACTGGACGCCGCAACCAAGCCGATCGCCGCCCTGATCGACAAGGCCGAGGAAGTCGCGCCCGAGATCGTCACGCAGGACGCGCGACTGGCGGCCAAGGAGGATCTGCCCGAGGCGATCCGCTTCATCCGCACCTCCACGCAGAAGATGGATCGCCTCATCAACGCCATCCTGCGCCTGTCGCGCGAGGGGCGGCGCACGCTCGCGCCCGAGCGGCTCGACATGACGGCGCTGGTGCAGGACATCGTCGGCACCCTGAAGCACCGGACCGAAGAACTGGGCATCACCATCCGCGTCGCGCCCAAGCTGCCCGATATCGTCAGCGATCGGGTCGCGATCGAGCAGATCCTGTCCAACCTGATCGAGAATGCCACCAAATATCTCCACCCCGCGCGCAAGGGCGAGATCGACGTGCGCGGCCGGATCGAGGCGGGGCGCGTCACCTATGACGTGATCGACAACGGCCGCGGCGTCGATCCGCGCGACCATGAACGCATCTTCGATCTGTTCCGCCGTTCGGGCCAGCAGGACCAGCCGGGCGAGGGCATCGGCCTCGCGCATGTCCGCGCTTTGGCCTATCGTCTGGGCGGAACGATCAGTATCACCTCGCAACTGGGCGAGGGCGCCACCTTCCACATCAACCTGCCGACCCGCTTCGTCGAAGAGAAGAAGGCCTGA
- a CDS encoding TonB-dependent receptor: MTIRATLAAVAAGLAMPAWAAPADPAPLAAEADSGSEIIITATRRETALSAVPLAISAITGEALERAGANDIRQLNQLSPSLLVSSSASEAGAAAARIRGVGTVGDNPGLESSVATFIDGVYRNRASVALTELGAIDRIEVLRGPQGTLFGRNASAGLISVVTARPRFDFGGQAELSVGNYDARRFVAGLTGPVSRDLAFRLDGVASKRDGFFTDVVSGRDINNRDRYLLRGQLLYAPRDDLSVRLIGDFSNRHEECCVGGYLPQRNLTRAADGSVVTGASTVAALGRALGGIIETGRDNRTVALTPGQSFRGDVRDSGVSAEVTAGLGGATLTSITAYRDWRWLRGQDADFASLDLLTRRSDGSAGQRFKTFTQELRLQGDAFADRLDWLVGGYFASERLTFRDNQAYGADYDRYANCQLFNSVLPAATLPAPTGNCVNSAVLTSAIAGLQAIPAAQRTAAQASQLATLAALNTDPARPGYGSLAALLGLPGYSFTGRGLTDRYAQTSRNMALFTHNVVKLTDRLSATVGLRYTWERKSLDARLTDTNPLCGALAASSYVGAGSACVLTSVAGGALVIDDGRAHERKLTGTAVLSYRPIDPLLTYASFSRGYKAGGFNLDRSPLGSTTGAVTAANALARLAFAPETVDAFELGAKLHTASFDLNIAAFHQRFRNFQLNSYNGISFIVENLNGCSDDLGTGPRDLVAATGACTGSLKAGVISRGLEAEAALRPARDVGMALGMTIARTRYVDDLVGAGGRALATPLFQLPGRPLSNAPAVTLTGSGGWTPAIGDGLRGLIYADFRYQSAIVTGSDLDLEKRQQGFLTVNARIGLTGRDARWGIELWAQNLLNTTYYQVGFDEPLQGSGTIRSTQGFGTTTTQLYGAFLGDPRTWGLTVRTRF, encoded by the coding sequence ATGACGATCCGCGCAACCCTCGCCGCCGTGGCGGCGGGCCTTGCCATGCCCGCGTGGGCCGCGCCCGCCGATCCCGCGCCGCTCGCGGCTGAGGCGGATAGCGGCAGCGAGATCATCATCACCGCCACCCGCCGCGAGACCGCGCTGTCCGCCGTTCCGCTGGCCATCTCCGCCATCACGGGCGAGGCGCTCGAGCGAGCGGGGGCGAACGACATCCGCCAGCTCAACCAGCTTTCGCCCTCGCTGCTCGTTTCCTCCAGCGCGTCCGAGGCCGGCGCCGCCGCCGCGCGGATCCGGGGCGTGGGGACGGTGGGCGACAATCCGGGCCTCGAAAGCTCGGTCGCGACCTTCATCGACGGCGTCTATCGGAACCGCGCCAGCGTCGCGCTGACCGAACTCGGCGCGATCGACCGGATCGAGGTGCTGCGGGGGCCGCAGGGCACCCTGTTCGGGCGCAACGCCTCGGCCGGCCTTATCAGCGTCGTCACCGCCAGGCCGCGCTTCGACTTCGGCGGGCAGGCCGAATTGAGCGTCGGCAATTACGATGCGCGCCGTTTCGTCGCGGGGCTCACCGGCCCGGTCAGCCGCGATCTCGCCTTCCGGCTGGATGGCGTGGCCAGCAAGCGCGACGGCTTCTTCACCGATGTCGTCTCCGGGCGCGACATCAACAATCGCGATCGTTACCTCCTGCGCGGGCAATTGCTCTACGCGCCGCGCGACGATCTCTCGGTGCGGCTGATCGGCGATTTCTCCAACCGGCACGAGGAATGCTGCGTCGGCGGCTATCTGCCCCAGCGCAATCTGACGCGCGCCGCCGATGGCAGCGTCGTCACCGGCGCCAGCACGGTCGCCGCGCTCGGCCGGGCGCTGGGCGGCATCATCGAGACCGGGCGCGACAATCGCACCGTGGCGCTCACCCCCGGCCAGTCGTTTCGCGGCGACGTGCGCGACAGCGGCGTCTCGGCGGAGGTGACGGCCGGGCTGGGCGGGGCGACGCTCACCTCGATCACCGCCTATCGCGACTGGCGCTGGCTGCGCGGGCAGGACGCCGACTTCGCCTCGCTCGACCTGCTGACCCGCCGCTCGGATGGCAGCGCCGGCCAACGCTTCAAGACCTTCACGCAGGAATTACGCCTTCAGGGCGACGCTTTCGCTGACCGGCTCGATTGGCTCGTCGGCGGCTATTTCGCCAGCGAGCGGCTCACCTTCCGCGACAATCAGGCCTATGGCGCCGATTACGATCGCTACGCCAATTGCCAGCTGTTCAATTCGGTGCTGCCCGCCGCGACTTTGCCCGCGCCGACCGGCAATTGCGTCAACAGCGCGGTGCTGACCTCGGCGATCGCCGGCCTCCAGGCGATCCCCGCCGCCCAGCGCACGGCGGCGCAGGCGAGCCAACTCGCGACGCTGGCCGCGCTCAACACCGATCCGGCGCGGCCGGGTTATGGCTCGCTGGCGGCGCTGCTCGGCCTGCCGGGCTACAGTTTCACCGGGCGTGGCCTCACCGATCGTTACGCGCAGACCAGCCGCAACATGGCGCTGTTCACGCATAATGTGGTCAAGCTCACCGATCGCCTCTCGGCCACCGTCGGTCTGCGCTACACCTGGGAGCGCAAGAGCCTCGACGCGCGGCTGACCGACACGAACCCGCTGTGTGGCGCGCTGGCGGCGTCCTCTTATGTCGGCGCCGGCTCGGCCTGCGTCCTCACCTCGGTCGCGGGCGGGGCGCTCGTAATCGACGACGGCCGGGCCCACGAGCGCAAGCTTACCGGCACCGCCGTCCTGAGCTATCGCCCGATCGATCCCTTGCTCACCTACGCCAGCTTTTCGCGGGGCTACAAGGCGGGCGGGTTCAACCTCGATCGCAGCCCGCTCGGCAGCACGACCGGCGCGGTGACTGCGGCCAATGCGCTCGCCCGCCTGGCGTTCGCGCCCGAGACGGTCGATGCGTTCGAGCTGGGCGCGAAGCTCCACACCGCCAGCTTCGATCTCAACATCGCGGCCTTCCACCAGCGGTTCCGCAATTTCCAGCTCAACAGCTACAACGGCATCTCCTTCATCGTCGAAAATCTGAACGGCTGTTCGGACGATCTCGGCACCGGCCCGCGCGATCTGGTCGCGGCGACCGGCGCCTGCACCGGCAGCCTCAAGGCGGGCGTGATCTCACGCGGGCTGGAGGCGGAGGCGGCGCTGCGGCCCGCGCGCGACGTGGGCATGGCGCTGGGCATGACGATCGCCCGGACGCGCTATGTCGACGATCTGGTCGGCGCCGGCGGTCGCGCGCTGGCGACGCCCCTGTTTCAGCTTCCCGGCCGCCCGCTCTCCAACGCCCCCGCCGTCACGCTGACCGGATCGGGCGGCTGGACCCCCGCGATCGGCGACGGTCTGCGTGGGCTGATCTACGCCGATTTCCGCTACCAGAGCGCGATCGTCACCGGATCGGATCTCGATCTGGAAAAGCGCCAGCAGGGCTTCCTCACCGTCAACGCGCGCATCGGCCTCACCGGCCGCGACGCGCGCTGGGGTATCGAACTGTGGGCGCAGAATCTGCTGAACACGACCTACTATCAGGTCGGTTTCGACGAGCCGCTACAGGGCTCCGGCACGATCCGCTCTACCCAGGGCTTCGGCACGACGACCACCCAGCTCTACGGCGCTTTCCTCGGCGATCCGCGCACCTGGGGGCTGACGGTCCGGACGCGATTCTAA